GAGGTAGGTAGCGGCGGATTAACTAAATTTAATAGGTGTCGTCAAAATCTTCCGAAAACCCATTGGCTGGATGCGGCGAATGTAGGAAAAGTTGAAACATTGATTATTGAAGTAACCCATCCTTTGATAATAACCGCCAAGGGGCACGGCACTCGTCAGCTCTGTAGAACAAATAAGTATGGGTTTCCCACTCGTCATTGCTCCAGAATCAAGTTTCACAAAGGTTTTCAAACAGGCGATATCGTTCGTGCTGTAGTAACCAAAGGAAAGAAGATCGGTACTTATGTAGGACGGGTTGCAACCAGAAAATCAGGGTCTTTCAACATCTCGACTAAATCAGGATTGGTGCAGGGCGTCAGTCACAAATACTGCCAATTTATTCACAGGAAGGATGGTTATGCCTATACAAACTAAACAGGGAGGCGGACAGATGAAAAATATAACTATGCTATCTACCACACTCCTGATTGCTACCTCTGGATTAGTTTTGGTGGCACCCCAGGCAGCTTCAGCTTTAAATTGGAACTGGAGTTATTCTGCTCCTGGTATCGAAGCCAGTGGTACTTTCACTACTAATGATACTCCTGATGATTTGGGTTTTTTCCTGATTTCTGAAATTACTGGCACGCGCAACAGCGAAACCATTACTGGTTTGCAACCTACTGGTACTTCTACACCGGGAAACGAACCTTTTGAAGTTGACAATTTAATTAGTCTTGATGCTAATCAGTTAACAACTGACGGCTTTGGGTTTTCCACCTCAGCTGGAAACTTTGTTAATGTCTTTTTCGCTAGTTTTTTGCAGCCCCCTAGTTTTTTTGAAGTTTTTTCAGCACCGCCATTGATCACTGGTTTTGAAAATTTAGGACCGGAAGATAGTGAGTTACCGATTAGTTTTTCTGCGAAACCGGTGATTGTCCCTGAACCCACTCATAGTATAAGTATCTTTACCCTTGCCACTCTCGGCTTAGCTTCAACCATCAAACGTAAGCTTAAACCTTCCCCATCTAAACAAAAGGTTTAGGCTCAATTACTTATCAGTAGGAAAAAACTGAAACGCGATCGCTACTCAGCTAATCCCTCACAGCTGACAGCTCACACATAATTTATGACTCACTAAACCGTACACCTGAGACCAAATTGTATTCATAACTAGAACGTTATGGTCTCGTTTATCCTAAACAAGCTCATATATCCCCCTTACTGAGCTATATTGGTGCTAAGGCCATGGTATTTCCTAATTTGGAGTACTGTTATATGAAAACTGGGTACTTGTTAAAGTGAAACTAGTACTAGTTAGCGAGAAACTAGTACTGGTATCTAACAAACGAGTACTGTTGTGTAACAAACGGGTACCCATTTCTCCTTAACCAGTACTGGTATCTAACAAACGAGTACTGGTATCTAACAAACGGGTACCCATTTCTCGTTAACCAGTACTGTTGTGTAACAAACGGGAACCGTTTTTCGTGAAGTCGTACCCATTTCTAGTTAGCGAGTACTAGTTTGTTATACACCAGTACTCGTTTCTCATTAACGGGTACTCGTTCTAATTAACGGGGACTGGTTTCTAATTAACGGGTAGTGATTTGTGAGTCAGGTATTAGGAAATAGGGAATAGGGAATAGGGAATAGGGAATAGTGATGCGTTGCATCAAGACAGGGAATCAACCTCAAAGAAGACTATACCTCATAATGGCGCGTCTCTACAATTTGGAACTTTATTTGCTGCGGAGAAGTCTATTGGTTTGTGATCTCAGACATAAAAATTTTTTCCCTACCTAGTAAGGAGTAAGTCCATGAATCGGAAGCAATTCTTGAGGATTGTTTATCTCGGCTTGGCAACGATAATTCCCTTGGGGATAATCAATAGTAACTCAGTTATGGGGCAAACAGGAATAAACTTAAGTACATTGCGCAGCACAAGTTTGTCTAAGCACAATACCTATCGGAGCACCCATCATAGTCCTAATATGACCCTGAGTAGTTCTCTCAACAACAGTGCTCAAAGCTGGGCGAATCATCTGGCAAGCAATGGCGTTTTCGAACACAGTAACACCAATGTGGGAGAAAATCTCTTTGTCTCCTATACCACAGCATCCTCTGTAGACACAGCTACCCTAGGGAACCAAGCAGTGACTAAGTGGTACCAAGAGGTTTCTGCCTATGACTATGCCAATCCAGGGTTTTCTGGGAGGACCGGGCATTTTACTCAGGTGGTGTGGAAGAATAGTACCCAATTAGGGTGTGGTGCAGCCCAGGGCGTCAAAACTATTCAAGGTAGAAAATATAACGCCTTCTATGTCGTCTGCCAATATGGGCCTGCGGGTAATGTGCTTGGGCAGTTTCCTGATAACGTTATGGCACCTTAGTTGTGTGTAAGTTAACTGAAGGGGTGACTCGGATGTTAACAGCTATCGATGATATAGCAATTATTATACCCATGAGGTACAAATATCTGGGTTTTAGGGAGCAGGGAGCAGGGAGCAGGGAATGCGCAAGTGGAAAGAGGGAATAGGGTAAAAATAAGTGTACCTCATAGCTATGATAAACGCTATAACCATCCCACTATTTTTGCTTAAGCTATCAGCTATCAGCTGAGTGCTGATAGCTGATAGCTTAGATTTACCCTGGTTGAGATTTAGTCAATAATTTTAGAATTTCTACAATCTCCCCTTGTCGGTTAGACAGTTGTTCCTGTCGCTCATCTAAGTTCTCCATTAGGCCATACATTCGGGATTGACTTTGAGCTAAATTAGACTGAGAGTTTGCTAAATTAGCCATCACAGAATACAGTCGAGAGCGATCCCGTTTGAACTCATTGACACTATCGGTTAGGGCTTCGATAGCACGAGCATTAGAATCGGTTCTTTGACGAAGCTCTTCGAGCTGTTGGCTGATCCGTTCAATCTGTTGGTCGATGCGCTCAATGGCAGTTAGTAAACGGTTGAAACGGGTATCAAACTGGTCTGAGTTTGTCATTTGCTGCAATAGTTTTTAGTGTTTTCTCAACAGCTATCAGCAGTCAGCGGTCAGCGGTCAGCTTATTTTCTTCAAAAGCACCAATTGCGCTACGGGCATGCTGCGCGAACAGTAGCACCATCTGTAGCCCATAGGCTGATAGCTGATAGCTGATAGCTGATAGCTGATAGCTGACGGCTAGTGGTTCTAAATCTTAATTAGATTTAGTCAGTAACTTCAGAATTTCCACAATCTCACCCTGTCGGTTAGACAGTTGTTCCTGTCGCTCATCTAAGTTAGCCATCATGCCATACATTCGGGATTGATTTTGAGCTAAATCTGCCATCAAAGAGTATGCTTGAGCGCGATCTCGTTTGAACTCATGGACAGTATTGGTTAGAGCTTCAATGGCACGAGCATTAGAATCGGTTATGTGACCGAGCTGTTCAATTTTGTGACCGAGCTGTTCAATCTGTTGGTTGGTCTGCTCGATAGCACGAGCATTAGAATCGGTTCTGTGACCAAGCTGTTCAATCTGTTGGTCGATCCGCTCGATGGCAGTTAGTAAAAGGTTGAAACGGGTATCAAACTGATCTGAGTTTGTCATTTGCTTTGCTGCAATAGAATGTTTACGATGGCCAAAAGGCCACGCTACGCGAACGCAGTTATCAATTGCTTGAAGTACGTTTTGGATTTTAGGTAACAGATAACAGGGCATAGGGTAAAAATTATGTGTAAATCCTAAGTAGTATCACCGCTATCATTCTGATTAAACTAGTGCAGATTCTGTTTATGGTGTGATTTTTATAGTGTGATTTGCGATTACACGCTGTGATTGTTAGTTTTTACCTAGTATTGCTTTATTAGAACGGTTTTTTACTACTTATGATTTAACAGATGATTTACCTTGGCCAAAAGGCCACGCTACGCGAACAAGTTTCTTACCTTATTAAGGAAATGCTCTGGGATTTAGTTCACGGTAGCAAGGGGCAATTCTTACTCCCTATGCCCTACTCCCTAAAACCCAGTAATTTGTACTTAAAGTAATTGATAAAAACCTATATAATTATACACTATACTTGTCAATATTGACAAGTATTAAACTCTAGTAATTACTAATAGCTAATTAACTGCCATACTGAGTTATTATAAAACCAACAATTACTCGTAAAATTGTAACGGGCAAGATGCCCGTTATACTCCCGACTCCCGACTCCCGACTCCCGACTCCCGACTCCCGACTCCCTATTTCTGTAAACTATAAAGTGGTGATCAAAAATTTGCCAGCAAGATTATTGTCTAAGATCAAGAAAATTGGTAGATTCTAAAACTCCGACAGTAGTTGCCCTGATTCCAGCCCGAGCTGGTTCCAAACGAGTACCTGGTAAAAATATTCGTCGTTTAAAAGGGCATCCGTTAATTGCTTATACTATTGCTGCTGCAACCCAAAGCCAAGTGTTTTCAGCAGTGATTGTTTCCACTGACTCAGAGGAAGTGGCGGACATTGCTCGTTACTATAGCGCTGAGGTACCATTTTTGCGTCCGCCAGAGTATGCTACCGACAAGTCACCAGATATTGAGTGGATTGATTACACCCTGAGGCATTTGAGTAATCTGGGGCGAGACTTTGATTGCTTCAGCATCCTGCGACCAACCAGTCCTTGTCGCCAACCCCAGACCATTCAACGAGCTTGGCAGGAGTTTTTGGCTCAAGCTGATCAAGTAGACTCCTTACGGGCAGTAGAGAAATGCCAACAGCATCCTGGGAAAATGTGGGTACTCAAAGGCAACCTGATGAAACCGTTGCTTGAGCAGAACACTTTTGAATTAGGCAATTCTCAGGTTAACCATAACCTCCAACCCCCCAACCTCCAACCCCCCAACCTTGGCCAAAAGGCCACGCTACGCGAACAACCTCCAACCCCCCAACCTTCAACCCCCCAACCTTCAACCCCCCATACTCCCTGGCATAGTACTCCCTATCAGGCCCTGCCAGAGGTCTATGTGCAAAATGCTAGCTTAGAAATTGCTTGGTCAAAAGTGGTGCTGAAAGAGTATACAATTGCTGGAAAGGTGATTATGCCATTTATTACCCATGATCATGAGGGATTAGATATTAATGACTTGAAAGATTGGTGGTATCTGGAATATTTAATAGCACAGGGAGAAGCTCAGTTACCTGTGGTTTCCCAGAAACCAATGTAGTTTTTTCAATTTGCTAGGGAACAGGGAGTAGGGAGTAGGGAGTAGGGAGTAGGGAGTAGGGAAGAAAGACGAAGGAAGTCGGAAGTGGAAAAAACTCCTGTGTACCTTATTACTATGATAACCGCTATTTGAGTTAAAATATTAGTTGTTTAATTTTAGCTATCATTAAGAATAGTTATGCTTTAATAATACTGATAAGTATTGGTTGTTCGTAAATTTAACCTTTAACCTTTAACATGGCGGATTAAAAACTAAAAATTAAGCAAGTAAATAAGTAACCGATTAAGCTGTTGTGCATTTAAATTGGATATGATTCAGTGATCAAAAAAACGTAAAACCTTATCCACCTACTCCCTGTTCCCAGATCCGCTGTTCCCTATTCCCTGCTCCCTACTCCCTACTCCCTGCTCCCTAAAACCAACAACCCCAATAACCAACAACCCCAATAACCAATAACCAATGACAAATCTATCTCTAGTACCCTTTCGGGAGTTTCAACGCCTGAAGGATTTAGACATTACTCCCGAAACTCATACTCAGCTTTTTGCTACCTACTGTCGAATCAATACGTTATATATGATCAAACAGGCGGGTTCAGGGCATATTGGTAGTAGTTTTAGTAGTTTAGATATTGTTTCTTGGCTGTTTTTAAATGAATTACGGGTTAGGAAAACTAACTCTAATCAACCACGGGATATCTATTTTTCCTCTAAAGGTCACGATGTACCAGGTTTGTACTCGGTGTTGATTGGTTATGGTTTGCTGGAGTTTGACCGTATCCATAGCCTGAGGCGGCTAGATGGACTTCCTGGTCATCCAGATATTTCCATTCCGTTCTTGGAAACCAATACCGGTTCCTTGGGAATGGGGGTTTCTAAGGCTAAGGGGATGATTAGCGCGAATCGGCTGATGGGTCGAGAGGGCAACGTTTATCTCTTAACTGGCGATGGGGAGTTGCAGGAGGGTCAGTTTTGGGAGTCTCTCCAACCAGCAGCAAATCTGGGACTCCATGAGATGACTGTGATTGTGGATCATAATAAAATCCAGTCCGATACTTGGGTGTCCGAAGTGAGTGATTTGGGGGACTTGGAACGGAAGTTTGCGGCCTATGGCTGGTATGTGGACCGCTGTGATGGCAATGATGTCAAGGCTTTAGGGAATGCGATCGCAAAATTGAAAGCAGTCACTAACCAGCCCAAAATCCTGATTGCTGACACCATTAAGGGAAAAGGAATCTCCTTTATGGAACATACAGCCATCACACCAGAAGACAACTTATATCGCTTCCATAGTGGCGCACCGGATGATGAAGCCTACACTAAGGGAGTGGCAGAACTAATTGCTGCTGCCAATACCCAGTTGGAACAAATTGGAGCATCCCCCTTAGCGGTAGAGATGGTATCCTATGCTAAACCTGCTTTAGTTGATGGGGCGCAACGGCTAGTTAGTGCCTATTCTAAAGCTTTGGTTGCCAAAGCAGAACGGAATCAAGACCTGGTAGTACTCGATGCCGATTTAATGCTCGATTGTGGGTTGATTCCCTTTAAAGACAAATTCCCGAAACGGTTCTTTGAGTGTGGTATTGCCGAACAAGATATGGTATCCCAGGCCGGGGGGATGGCACTGAAAGGGTTACTGCCCATCGTGCATTCCTTTGCTTGTTTCCTATCCACCAGACCCAATGAGCAAATCTATAATAATGCTACCGAACGGACTAAGATTATTTATGTTGGCTCCCTAGCTGGGTTGCTACCGGGTGGTCCTGGTCATTCTCACCAATCGGTAAGGGATATTTCCGCCTTAGGGGCGATACCGAATATGGTGATGATTGAACCAGCTAATGAAGCAGAAGTATCCCTAGCTCTAGACTACTGTTTGCATCGAACTATAAGTAGTTGCTATATAAGGCTAGTCTCGATCCCCTGTCAGATTCCCTATCAATTGCCAGAGGATTATCAGTTGGAGTTAGGTCAGGGGATTGCCTTAACTGAGGGGCGAGATGCTATTTTATTTGGTTACGGTCCCGTGCTGCTACCACAAGCCTATCAAGCTGCCCAGTTATTGGCTCAGAATCACGGTATCACCCTAAAAGTAGTGAATTTGCCTTGGCTAAATTTTGTAGATTTAGACTGGTTGGAGCAAATCCTCCAAGGTTACTCCTGGGTGTTTACCCTAGATAACCATTATGTGATAGGAGGACAGGGAGATCGGATTGTAAGTGGTTTGGCAGAATTAGGATTGTCTGGGCAAATACAGGTAAGGCAATTTGGAGTATTAGATATTCCTAAATGCGGTCAAAATCAGGAAGTGCTTCGTGCTCATCGGCTAGATGCTGAAAGCTTAGCATTTGATATTAATAAAAGTATCATGTAGAATTTAAAATTTAGTTGTGAATATACTCCTTTAAAGAAAGGCAAGAGGCAAGAGGCAAGAGGCAAGAGGCAAGGTAAGCATTCAGCCGTCAGCTTACTTAAAATAAACCTTGAACGGGAGAATTTAATAGTTCCAGATTAATCAGAATGGAAAGTATGGGGAAAAGCACATCTAAGCATATGCGCTACGCGCATATGCTAAAAACTGAAAGCTGAAAGCTGAAAGCTGAAAGCTGAAAGCTGAAAGCTGAAAGCTGATAGCTTACATAAATGTTATAATAATAACTGGTAATTAACTAACAAGTATTGCCTCAAGTTTTAGTACCATAGAAGTGTAATGACTACCGTTTTATTTTGGGACATCGACAGCACTTTATTAACCACAAAAAGAGCCGGGATATTTGCCCTAGAAGATGCTGCGAGTGAGGTAATTGGTCAAACGGTTTCACTGACAAATATAGAAACTGCAGGAATGACAGACCCAATAATTGCGGCTAATATTCTACAGGAGTACGGTTTGTCCCCAGAACCGAAATTGGTGGATCAACTGCTGGAAGGCTACATTAACTACTTGCCTAAGAGTTTGCCCCGCCGACAAGGATATGTCCTTGAAGGGGTAATCGAAATTCTAGATGCTTTGCATGATCGCACTGATGTGGTTTCGATGTTGCTGACAGGAAATATCGAAGCAGGAGCAAAGGCAAAATTAACCTATTATGGCTTGGCTGATTACTTTAGTGGTGGTGGATTTTCCGATAAAACTGAAACTAGAGTTGATATTGCCCAACAAGCTTTAGCGATCGCATCCGAGAAGTATGGTGTGATCCCATCAGAAAAGACTTACGTCATTGGCGATACTCCCCATGACATTCACTGTGGCAAAGCCATTGGTGCTCGTGTGATTGCCGTTGCCTCTGGTCACTATGACCAGGAGTCCCTAGAGGAACATCAGCCCTGGTGGACAATACCATCCCTGCCATCATCAACAGTGTTTATGGAAAAAATTGGATTGAAGGATTAATTCTTAATTCTTAATTCTACATTCTTAATTCTACATTCTTAATTCTACATTCTTAATTCTACATTCTACCACTATCCCATCCCTGACGATTGCAACGCCATGTCCATCAAAATCTTATGAGCCGATTCTGCTTTAACCCCTTGAGCTGGCTGTCGTTGGATATAGGTGCCATCAGGCTGTAAATCCCAAGCTTGACGGTTATCTGCTAACATAATTCCCAGGATTTCTTCCAAATCTTTGACAATCTCTGGGTCTTCCACTGGTGTCACTGCTTCTACCCGTCGATCCAAATTACGACGCATCCAGTCTGCACTGCCAATATAGACTTCGTCTTGACCCTGATTTTGGAAGTAAAAAATTCGTGAGTGTTCTAAAAAACGACCCACGACACTTACCACACGGATATTTTCACTGACTCCTTTAAGACCAGGACGCAGACCACAAATTCCCCGCACAATCAAGTCAATTTTTACACCAGCTTGTGAGGCGTTGTAGAGAGCCGAAATAATCGTGGGGTCTAGTAGGGAATTCATTTTGGCAACAATACGACCTGTTCCCCCGTTGCGGCAATGTTCAATCTCCCGCCCAATCATTTCGATCATGCGATCGCGTAAACTAAATGGTGCGACCAACAACTTTCGATAAGACTTTTGCCGTGAGTAACCGGTCAAAGAATTAAACAAATCTGTCAAATCTGCTCCTAAATCATCACGGCAACTCAATAGTCCTAAATCAGTATATAGTTTGGCAGTCTTAGAATTATAATTCCCCGTCCCAATGTGAACATACCGACGAATTTTATCCCCCTCCCGACGCACCACCAGCACAATTTTGGTGTGAGTTTTTAAACCTACCAAACCATAGACTACATGGACTCCAGCCTGTTCTAACTTCCTTGCCCAGACAATATTATTTTCTTCATCAAAACGAGCCTTTAGTTCTATGAGTACCGACACTTGATCACCATTTTCTGCTGCTCTAATCAAGGCATCGATAATGGGTGAATCACCAGATGTGCGATATAGAGTCATTTTGATGGCTAGGACATCTGGATCTTGAGCGGCCTGGGTAATAAAGCGCTCTACCGTTGCGCTAAAGGAATGATAAGGATGGTGTACCAGCAAATCCCTACTGCGAATCACGCTGAAGATATCTTCCACATTCTCTTCCCCGATAGGAAAGCGCAGGCGTCGGGGCACCACTGGTTCCCACACAGGGTCTTTCAATTCTGGCCGTGGCAATGCCATCAAGGACATCAAGTCACCCAGTGCCAACAGACCTTCAAATTCATAGACATCGGTTTCTTCAAGTTCCAGGTCTCGCATCAGCGTGTGCTTTACTAACTTGGAGGTGGTCACAGGAATTTCCATGCGCACGGCAGAACGTCCAAACCGTCGTTTCCGTAGTTCCTCTTCAATCGCTATCAGCAGGTCATCGGCTTCGTACTCCTCTACTGTCAAATCAGCATTGCGGGTAATACGGAAGGGATGACACTCCTGAATCTTCATCCCTGGAAACAGAGACTCCACATTATGGGCAATAATTTGTTCGAGAGGAACACCAGTCCAAGTAGTAGTTTGTCCCTTCTCTTGTTGCTGCAATTTTTCCGGGAGGGGTACAAAGCGCTTTAAGACTCGAGGAACTTTGACCCGAGCAAACAATTCTGCTCCCGTTTCCGGGTCTTTCACCACTACCGCCAGATTCAGGCTGAGATTGGATATGTAAGGAAAGGGATGGCTGGGGTCCACAGCCAGGGGAGTCAGAACTGGAAAAATTTGCTCGGAATAGTAGTTTTCCAAGTAATTCCGCTGTTTCTGGTTCAAGTCCACGTAGTCGAGAATGTAAATCCCTGCTTTGGCTAGCAGGGGTCGCAGTTCCTGCTCACAGTGTTGATGCTGTTGAGTTACCATCGGTAACAGGCGCACTCTGATGGCATCGAGTTGTTCACTGGGTGTCCGACCATCGGGTGTCCGTTTACTAACTTGTGCTAGCACTTGTTGTTTCAAACCAGCCACCCGCACCATAAAGAATTCATCCAGGTTAGAGCTAAAGATGGCCATGAACTTCAGACGCTCTAACAGAGGTGTTCGGGGGTCCGTTGCTTCATGTAATACTCGGTTATTGAACTCCAACCAGCTCAGTTCTCGATTGAAGTAATAGTCAGGGTCACTCAGATTAACCTCAACTGTGGTCTGTTCTGTGGTCTGTTCAAATTCAGGCGTATTATTTTTAACTTGAAAATGGATATTTTCAACTTCAGACTTATTCTTTTTAGCTTTACCCATGATCCTCAGAGTTAACCCACTTGATCAGGCTCTTTTATGGCAACGAGAGAATAGTCACTGAGATTCTACCGTTAAACAAACCTCAAGGATTAAAAACTTCGTCTTCTCTACCTACCCACCACTGACCTAAATTCATCAAATCCTGGTGAATATCTTCTAGTTCTCTGATATATGCTTCCGATGATAGGGTGGCGCGCCGCTCCTGAAGCTTCTTCAGACGCAGTTGCACGAGTAACCAGGGTTTGGATATGCCGTCGGTAGCTTCTATATATTGCGCTAACTCTTTACTATTCATCAATTTAAGTTGAAG
The Moorena sp. SIOASIH genome window above contains:
- a CDS encoding CAP family protein codes for the protein MNRKQFLRIVYLGLATIIPLGIINSNSVMGQTGINLSTLRSTSLSKHNTYRSTHHSPNMTLSSSLNNSAQSWANHLASNGVFEHSNTNVGENLFVSYTTASSVDTATLGNQAVTKWYQEVSAYDYANPGFSGRTGHFTQVVWKNSTQLGCGAAQGVKTIQGRKYNAFYVVCQYGPAGNVLGQFPDNVMAP
- a CDS encoding HAD hydrolase-like protein, translated to MTTVLFWDIDSTLLTTKRAGIFALEDAASEVIGQTVSLTNIETAGMTDPIIAANILQEYGLSPEPKLVDQLLEGYINYLPKSLPRRQGYVLEGVIEILDALHDRTDVVSMLLTGNIEAGAKAKLTYYGLADYFSGGGFSDKTETRVDIAQQALAIASEKYGVIPSEKTYVIGDTPHDIHCGKAIGARVIAVASGHYDQESLEEHQPWWTIPSLPSSTVFMEKIGLKD
- a CDS encoding acylneuraminate cytidylyltransferase family protein, coding for MVDSKTPTVVALIPARAGSKRVPGKNIRRLKGHPLIAYTIAAATQSQVFSAVIVSTDSEEVADIARYYSAEVPFLRPPEYATDKSPDIEWIDYTLRHLSNLGRDFDCFSILRPTSPCRQPQTIQRAWQEFLAQADQVDSLRAVEKCQQHPGKMWVLKGNLMKPLLEQNTFELGNSQVNHNLQPPNLQPPNLGQKATLREQPPTPQPSTPQPSTPHTPWHSTPYQALPEVYVQNASLEIAWSKVVLKEYTIAGKVIMPFITHDHEGLDINDLKDWWYLEYLIAQGEAQLPVVSQKPM
- a CDS encoding PEP-CTERM sorting domain-containing protein codes for the protein MPIQTKQGGGQMKNITMLSTTLLIATSGLVLVAPQAASALNWNWSYSAPGIEASGTFTTNDTPDDLGFFLISEITGTRNSETITGLQPTGTSTPGNEPFEVDNLISLDANQLTTDGFGFSTSAGNFVNVFFASFLQPPSFFEVFSAPPLITGFENLGPEDSELPISFSAKPVIVPEPTHSISIFTLATLGLASTIKRKLKPSPSKQKV
- a CDS encoding transketolase C-terminal domain-containing protein, which produces MTNLSLVPFREFQRLKDLDITPETHTQLFATYCRINTLYMIKQAGSGHIGSSFSSLDIVSWLFLNELRVRKTNSNQPRDIYFSSKGHDVPGLYSVLIGYGLLEFDRIHSLRRLDGLPGHPDISIPFLETNTGSLGMGVSKAKGMISANRLMGREGNVYLLTGDGELQEGQFWESLQPAANLGLHEMTVIVDHNKIQSDTWVSEVSDLGDLERKFAAYGWYVDRCDGNDVKALGNAIAKLKAVTNQPKILIADTIKGKGISFMEHTAITPEDNLYRFHSGAPDDEAYTKGVAELIAAANTQLEQIGASPLAVEMVSYAKPALVDGAQRLVSAYSKALVAKAERNQDLVVLDADLMLDCGLIPFKDKFPKRFFECGIAEQDMVSQAGGMALKGLLPIVHSFACFLSTRPNEQIYNNATERTKIIYVGSLAGLLPGGPGHSHQSVRDISALGAIPNMVMIEPANEAEVSLALDYCLHRTISSCYIRLVSIPCQIPYQLPEDYQLELGQGIALTEGRDAILFGYGPVLLPQAYQAAQLLAQNHGITLKVVNLPWLNFVDLDWLEQILQGYSWVFTLDNHYVIGGQGDRIVSGLAELGLSGQIQVRQFGVLDIPKCGQNQEVLRAHRLDAESLAFDINKSIM
- a CDS encoding RNA degradosome polyphosphate kinase, which encodes MGKAKKNKSEVENIHFQVKNNTPEFEQTTEQTTVEVNLSDPDYYFNRELSWLEFNNRVLHEATDPRTPLLERLKFMAIFSSNLDEFFMVRVAGLKQQVLAQVSKRTPDGRTPSEQLDAIRVRLLPMVTQQHQHCEQELRPLLAKAGIYILDYVDLNQKQRNYLENYYSEQIFPVLTPLAVDPSHPFPYISNLSLNLAVVVKDPETGAELFARVKVPRVLKRFVPLPEKLQQQEKGQTTTWTGVPLEQIIAHNVESLFPGMKIQECHPFRITRNADLTVEEYEADDLLIAIEEELRKRRFGRSAVRMEIPVTTSKLVKHTLMRDLELEETDVYEFEGLLALGDLMSLMALPRPELKDPVWEPVVPRRLRFPIGEENVEDIFSVIRSRDLLVHHPYHSFSATVERFITQAAQDPDVLAIKMTLYRTSGDSPIIDALIRAAENGDQVSVLIELKARFDEENNIVWARKLEQAGVHVVYGLVGLKTHTKIVLVVRREGDKIRRYVHIGTGNYNSKTAKLYTDLGLLSCRDDLGADLTDLFNSLTGYSRQKSYRKLLVAPFSLRDRMIEMIGREIEHCRNGGTGRIVAKMNSLLDPTIISALYNASQAGVKIDLIVRGICGLRPGLKGVSENIRVVSVVGRFLEHSRIFYFQNQGQDEVYIGSADWMRRNLDRRVEAVTPVEDPEIVKDLEEILGIMLADNRQAWDLQPDGTYIQRQPAQGVKAESAHKILMDMALQSSGMG